The genomic stretch GCGATGATGTCTTGATGACCAACACCACGCATAAAATGTTCAATAGAGCGGTTAAGTTTCTCTTTGCTGAGAAGAAACGCAATGATGATGGCTGGTAATACCGCAATTGGTGCTGGCAGCTGGTAGAAGGCAAATTCAACACCTTGCAAAGATAAGTACGTGCCTACGCCAATAAATAGCGCAAGGAATACGATCAATGGGATCAGTGCGACCGCAGACGGTGCAACTGTTTTAGTAGTTTGTTGGGAACCGGACATGTAAACGACAAAGATAATAATAAGAGAAGTGAGCAGACTAATCTCACCGACTTTTATTGTCAACGTCTAGACGTCTAAATGGCTGCGTAATTTTTGTATTTGGATGAAAGAAAAAAGCTCATGGCATCTATCTTACTGATACCAAGAGCCTTTATTGAAAGTACATTTATAGCGACGATTTTGTTTTTTTTCGCTTAAGCAAGCCTAGGATCATCAATGCGAACACAACCGCGGCGCTCGCCCAGATTGCGTATTTGTAGTGGCTATATAAATGGCTGAGTGCGCTGAGGTGCTCAAATGCAAAATGCGTAAGTAAACTGAACACCAAAACCCAAATGGTGGCAGCGAGTGCGTTGCCGAGTAAAAACTCTCTGCGTGGCATTTTTGCTATCCCACACGCCAGAGGCATAAATTGCTTCATCCCTTCAATAAATCGGCTGACCACCAAACAAGCAGGGCCATATTTTTGAATGGTGATTTGGAGCTTCTGCATTTTAGGGCCAGAGATGTAACCTTTTTTATCTAGCCATCCTTCAAAGTAGTAACCAAGTAAGTAGCCACAAGTATTGCCCAAAAAGCAGCTGAGCCAAGATATAACCATAACCATACTCAGATTCATGACTTGTTCTGAGGCCAGAATTGATGCTGCGATCATCAAAGATTGCCCAGGCATGGGAATGCCAATACCTTCAAAAAAGATGCTGACAATAAGCGCAAGGTAGCCGTACTGCTCCAGCAGAGGCTTCATGGATATGAGTAAAGCGTTAATGTGTTCCAAATGCTTTCCTCTAATAAAATTGGAAGGAAATTGGAGTGATACTCCTGTTGTTTTCTCTGGTCAATTCTTGTTTCTCATTCCCGAGAAAAACTGACACACCTCTGATAATGGTGTTTACCTGATGCGCTGTTGCGCTGGATTCCGCTCGCCGTTTGATTCGCGACGGCGAGCGGTCACTACCATGGCTTGGGTCTCAGGTTACTCTTTTGGTGTTGTGAACGCACCGTACAAATCGAGGCGTCTATGGCGCAAGTTCGTTACCGAGCCTTCGGTGTTGAGCTGTTTCAGCTTGGTTAAGTCAACATCGGCAAAGATGATCATTTCCGTATTTGCACTGGCTTCCGTCAATGTGGCATCGTGTGGGAAATAAATATCTGAAGGTGAGAACACCGCTGATTGAGCATATTGAATGTCCACGTTGTCCACGCGCGGTAAGTTGCCGACACTGCCGCCAATCGCTACATAACACTCGTTTTCGATCGCGCGAGATTGAGAACAGATCCGCACACGTTGATAGCCGTTTTTGGTATCGGTCCAGAATGGCACAAAGATAATTTGCGCGCCTTGTTCGGCGAGCATTCGACCCAGCTCAGGGAACTCGCTGTCGTAACAAATCAGAATGCCGACCTTACCAGCATCGGTTTCGAACACTTGTACATTATCGCCGCCATCAATTACCCAGTCTTTTTGTTCGTGTGGCGTGATGTGGATTTTGTACTGAGCGTTAATTTCCCCATCGCGTTGCAGTAAGTACGCTACGTTGTAGAGCTTGCCATCTTCGATGAGCGGCATACTGCCAGCAATGATATTGATGTTGTAAGTGACCGCCATTTGCGAGAAACGGTTTTTGATCTCTTCTGTAAAGCTAGCAAGAAAGCGAATAGCTTCAACCGAGTTTTGATCGTTTTGCAATCCCATCAACGGAGCGTTGAAGAACTCGGGAAACAAAGCGAAGTCGGCTTTGTAGTTGGCCAGAGAGGAGATAAAAAACTCGGCTTGATCGAGCAAGTCTTCCAAATCGTTCATCGCGCGCATTTGCCATTGCACCACGCCAATACGAATCAAGGTTTTCTCAATGTCGTGAACGGATTGAATGTCTTCCTCGTAGAAAAAATTATCCCACTCTAGCAACGTGGCGTAGCCTTTTGAGGCGTTATCTTCTGGCAAATAGCCACGCATGATGCGTTTAACATCAAAGTCATTCGCAAGCTGGAAGGAGAGGATCGGATCGTGCAATTCGCGGCGTTTTACTTTGTCGATGTACTCTGCAACGCTCAGTTCATCCGCGTATTGGTGGTAATTCGGAATGCGGCCACCGGCTAGTATTGCTTTAAAGTTTTTGCTGCGGCACAACTCTTTGCGCGCGTCGTAAAGACGTCGGCCCAAGCGAAGCCCACGGTAATCAGGGTGAACAAACACATCTAGGCCATACATGGCATCGCCTGTCACTTGGTTCTGAATGACGTTATTTTCGGTGATGATGTCAGTGTACAGGTGAGGAAGTGAAAATCGGTTGTAGTCCACTTTGATCGTCAGCGCTGCGCCGACAATTTTGCCGTTATCCTCAATACAGATTTGTCCATCGGGAAACTGATGAATGAGATCCATGATGGTCAGGCGTGGCCATGAGCCGCCTACATCAGGAAAAACGAGGTCCATTAATTCCGCGAGCTCTGGGTAATCGGTCGGCTCAATGGTACGTAAAGAGAGTCTTGGCGTGTTGCTGTCCATATCCTACTATCCATTTATCCTTTTCAAATAGTATGGATGAGAATGCCACAAATTTAACCATACTTACATTTGAGGCGCGGTAGGTGATAGGCTCTGCACAATCTTCATATTTATACTGGTTTCATATCGGTAGCTTTATGTATGATGGGTAAGTTTGTCTTTTAACCAGTCATGAAAAAGTGCCACTTTTCTTGACGTTAACCGGAAGTTTGGGATCACCACATAATAGCCATAGCCGCTGTGAAGCTTTAGATTCCCAATATGTTGGATGTCACCACGCAAAATAGAAAATTGCGCCATAAAATCGGGCAGCAAAGCCAAGCCCTTCTCCATTCTCACGGCTTCACACGCCAAATAAAAATGCTCAAACCCGACGGAGTGATAGGTGATTGGGTACTCTAAATCGTTCTCCTGTTTGAACTGCTCCCACAGTTGCGGGCGAGTCGTTTGCGGAATAAATGGGTAATGGCTGATAGCTTGGTTGTCTGACAGTTCTGGTAGGTTGGTGTTGCCAATCAGCAACAAGGTTTCCTCACATAAGAGCTGGCTATATTCATAATGAGTCGAAAGAGGCAAACATCGCACATGCAGATCACTTTCGCCATGAATGTTTTTAACTGCGCCATCTCCGGTAAGAATTTTCACGCGAATATTTGGATGGCGCTGGTGGAAATCATCGATATTTGGCACCAGCCAAAGACTGGCAAACGAGGGTGTGACATCGACAACCAACAGCTCTTGATCAGTATTGGTTTGAATTAGGCTGGCGGTTGCATGCTGAATGAGCTCCAGAGCTTCTGTTATTTGGGGCAAATAGCGCTTTCCTTCCTCTGTTAGCTCCACGCCGTTTAACCCTCGATGAATGAGAGGAAGCCCAACGAGTTGCTCTAAAGATGCCATCTGTTTACTGACCGCTCCTTGTGTTACGCATAGGTCATCGGCGGCTTTAGAAAAGCTGAGATAGTTAGCCACAGCAACAAAAGTCCTCAATGCACGAATGGAAGGGTACTCACTGCCTTTTATCATTCTTTCAATTCCATTGAATTTGATTAGGCACAGAGTAGAGGATTTGTGCTTTTAAGCAAAGCAAGGCACGACGGATGTGTGATTGGCTTCCTTTCTAGTAAACACGCAATGCGATATATCAATGACTATTTAACAACTCAAGAATATTCACGCTGTGTATTTTTATTTTGAAAAAACTACAAATTAGCGAGAAGCTTTTTCACTAGTTATATTTATCCTACATTTATATTGTTTGTGTAAGGTAAATAAATAGCCTGTATTTTGTTTTTTGTACGAGTGTTTTTAGCTAATTGTCAGAATCTTATTAAATTAAAATAGCTTTTCATGAATTTAATATTGGCATTGCTTTTGCTATTTATGATTGGAACTTTCGATAATCAGTTAATTTAGGAGAACGAAATGAAAAGCAATGTTGTTACTCTGGTTGGTCTATTTTCTCTAGCAACGTTTAGTACTTTATCTTACGCAGCGGACTCCAAAGATCATGGCGTTTATGTAGGTGCGAACTACGGTTATTTAAAAGTTGATGGACAAGATGATTTCGATGACGACAGCGATGCAATGCAAGCATTGGTGGGTTATCGCTTTAACCGTTACTTAGCGTTGGAAGGCGGCTACATTGATTTTGGTAGCTATGGTAACAACTTGGCTAATGCAGATACGGATGGTTATACCGCAGCATTGAAAGTGACGGCTCCAATCACCGATAGAGTGGATGTGTACGCGAAAGGTGGCCAAATGTGGTATTCGACAGATTATAACGTTGCTGGATTCCATGGGAACAAAGATGACGAAGGTGTATTTGCTGGTGCCGGTGTGGGTTTCAAAGTAACGGATAACTTTTTAGTTAACGCAGAATACACTTGGTACGATGTGGAACTGAACGCAGAAAATGTATTTGATGGTGCGAATACAAATACAGACTTTAAACAAGCATCTTTAGGTGTGGAATATAGATTCTAATATTGCTAATAATTCCAATCCATAATAAAAATGCGAAGCTTAAATAGCTTCGCATTTTTTGTTGTGTTATATGAACCAGACCTGAAATTCTTAGTAAGGAGAAAATTGAAGAGACTATTTTACTCACTCAATCTGTTGCTAATGAAGCAAGAGCACCACCTAAACTATGACCTACGCAGTGTATTACCTTTGGTGCTTTTATGTTCTTTTTCGAATAACCAGCGATGCATGCTGCAAGTTGTGGCTTTATTGTATTGAAGAGATTTACAAAACCAGCATGTACTCTGTAACCGGATGAAGTACCTTATATCCCAAAAGCTTAGAAAACTTTAAATTGAAAAGCATATAGTAAGTACACACTTTCTATCTTTTAATTAGTACTTTTGAATTCTCATGTGTGGTTGGTGTTGTACTTATGAGCGTATAGTCTGCTACTTAATACTCAACGAGTTTTTATCAGCATAGGTTGTAAAGTTACGCAGTAATGCTTGTGATAAGTCATCAGGTAGTATGAGAGCCTGAGAAAAGAAGGCAATATGATTGTTGATACAAAAAAGGCCACCCGAAGGTGGCCTTTTCCAAACGTTTGGTGGAGCTGGCGGGAGTCGCCAATTCTAAATTAAACACCTATTTTACAATCACTTAACTGAATGGTTATGGGGTTTTTAGTACCAAAATTTAGCACCTCATTTGCAAGTCATCAAGCTAAACTCGTCCGAAAATGAACTCCACATTTTGTGTTCTCCAACTCCACTTCATCACATGAGAGTTTGGACGCCAGTTCAACTCCTGAAATGGCAGGTTTTGAAGGTATTAAACGAGTCGAACTACTTGTGTAAAGTCAAAACGTCGCCAAAATCGGCGTCCCAAACATTTGTAAACATGTAAACGCTTAAATGTCAATTATTGTAGTGTGATTAAAGTCGCATATATTAACATTCATCTCCATGGTTTTTCCTTACTGAAATAAATACTTATCTCTTAAGTGTATAAATATTAAGCATTTTTATGGTGCTTAGTGAGAAATAAACGCTTGCGGCATAAAATTTTTCGCGTAAAAATTAATGACATAGAACGAAGGAAGAGTATTAATTTGGGTTTTTACTTGTGGATGAAAAAATAAAATCTGTGATCAACGGATACATTGAATATAAGCGACATAGAGGGTTGTCTTATAAGACGTGTGAGTCTAGTGGTAATGAGATTAGAAACATTTCTCGGTTGAGTAAAAAGAATATCCTATGCTGGGATAAGAGAGAATGTTTGAAAGTATATTACGCACTCGGAAAGCTGCCCATAAACTTATCATCGAATACTAGGTTGGCGGGATTTTGTGGTGAAGATCTCTTAAAGGAGGCGGAATCTCTAGGTGTTAAAAGAATAAAGTTAGCTACTGTAGAAAAATATCTTGGAAGACTAAAAGAATTTTTCGAATGGCTGGTAT from Vibrio parahaemolyticus encodes the following:
- a CDS encoding bifunctional GNAT family N-acetyltransferase/carbon-nitrogen hydrolase family protein; translated protein: MDSNTPRLSLRTIEPTDYPELAELMDLVFPDVGGSWPRLTIMDLIHQFPDGQICIEDNGKIVGAALTIKVDYNRFSLPHLYTDIITENNVIQNQVTGDAMYGLDVFVHPDYRGLRLGRRLYDARKELCRSKNFKAILAGGRIPNYHQYADELSVAEYIDKVKRRELHDPILSFQLANDFDVKRIMRGYLPEDNASKGYATLLEWDNFFYEEDIQSVHDIEKTLIRIGVVQWQMRAMNDLEDLLDQAEFFISSLANYKADFALFPEFFNAPLMGLQNDQNSVEAIRFLASFTEEIKNRFSQMAVTYNINIIAGSMPLIEDGKLYNVAYLLQRDGEINAQYKIHITPHEQKDWVIDGGDNVQVFETDAGKVGILICYDSEFPELGRMLAEQGAQIIFVPFWTDTKNGYQRVRICSQSRAIENECYVAIGGSVGNLPRVDNVDIQYAQSAVFSPSDIYFPHDATLTEASANTEMIIFADVDLTKLKQLNTEGSVTNLRHRRLDLYGAFTTPKE
- a CDS encoding porin family protein; the protein is MKSNVVTLVGLFSLATFSTLSYAADSKDHGVYVGANYGYLKVDGQDDFDDDSDAMQALVGYRFNRYLALEGGYIDFGSYGNNLANADTDGYTAALKVTAPITDRVDVYAKGGQMWYSTDYNVAGFHGNKDDEGVFAGAGVGFKVTDNFLVNAEYTWYDVELNAENVFDGANTNTDFKQASLGVEYRF
- a CDS encoding LysR family transcriptional regulator yields the protein MIKGSEYPSIRALRTFVAVANYLSFSKAADDLCVTQGAVSKQMASLEQLVGLPLIHRGLNGVELTEEGKRYLPQITEALELIQHATASLIQTNTDQELLVVDVTPSFASLWLVPNIDDFHQRHPNIRVKILTGDGAVKNIHGESDLHVRCLPLSTHYEYSQLLCEETLLLIGNTNLPELSDNQAISHYPFIPQTTRPQLWEQFKQENDLEYPITYHSVGFEHFYLACEAVRMEKGLALLPDFMAQFSILRGDIQHIGNLKLHSGYGYYVVIPNFRLTSRKVALFHDWLKDKLTHHT
- a CDS encoding DedA family protein translates to MSMKPLLEQYGYLALIVSIFFEGIGIPMPGQSLMIAASILASEQVMNLSMVMVISWLSCFLGNTCGYLLGYYFEGWLDKKGYISGPKMQKLQITIQKYGPACLVVSRFIEGMKQFMPLACGIAKMPRREFLLGNALAATIWVLVFSLLTHFAFEHLSALSHLYSHYKYAIWASAAVVFALMILGLLKRKKTKSSL